A stretch of Kaistella flava (ex Peng et al. 2021) DNA encodes these proteins:
- a CDS encoding NAD(P)H-quinone oxidoreductase, with protein sequence MKAIHITKSGGPEVLQLQETPKPIPTENQVLIKVKAAGVNRSDIITRKNTDTYGKGSPTTLIPGLEVSGEITEIGSAVKDKKVGDKVCALISDGGYAEYVTVDSSHCLPIPEGISLTDAAAIPETVFTVWFNVFHLGKLQPGEKLLIHGGTSGIGTMGLQMAKAWGCKTYTTAGSEDKVDFLQKMGVDKVINYKKEAFEEVLKDEKIDVILDMVGGDYTQKNLDILNKKGRLCYINGMKSMDVNINLRTIMAKNLTLTGSFLKPQTADVKTQIAKDVEKNIWPMFHSKEIYPIIYKTFPLAEAAEAHRLMESSEHIGKILLTMD encoded by the coding sequence ATGAAAGCAATCCACATTACAAAATCCGGTGGACCGGAAGTTTTACAATTACAGGAAACTCCAAAACCAATACCGACAGAAAACCAGGTTCTTATTAAAGTAAAAGCCGCCGGAGTCAATCGCAGTGATATTATCACGCGAAAAAACACAGACACTTACGGCAAAGGTTCGCCTACCACTTTAATTCCCGGCTTAGAAGTTTCCGGCGAAATAACAGAAATCGGTTCCGCAGTAAAAGATAAAAAAGTCGGCGACAAAGTCTGCGCATTGATTTCAGACGGCGGTTATGCCGAATATGTGACAGTCGATAGTTCTCACTGTCTTCCCATCCCCGAAGGAATCAGTTTAACCGACGCTGCTGCAATTCCAGAAACGGTTTTTACGGTTTGGTTCAACGTCTTTCATTTGGGCAAACTACAACCGGGTGAAAAATTATTGATCCACGGCGGAACCAGCGGTATCGGAACCATGGGTTTGCAAATGGCAAAAGCGTGGGGCTGCAAAACCTACACCACCGCCGGAAGTGAAGATAAGGTCGATTTCCTCCAAAAAATGGGCGTTGACAAAGTCATCAACTACAAAAAAGAGGCTTTCGAAGAAGTTCTTAAAGACGAGAAAATTGATGTTATTTTAGATATGGTTGGCGGAGATTACACCCAAAAAAATCTCGACATCCTCAATAAAAAAGGCCGCCTTTGTTACATCAACGGAATGAAAAGCATGGATGTCAATATTAATCTGCGCACCATAATGGCCAAGAATCTCACCCTCACCGGAAGTTTTCTAAAACCCCAAACCGCCGACGTAAAAACCCAGATTGCCAAAGACGTCGAAAAAAATATCTGGCCAATGTTTCATTCAAAAGAAATCTATCCCATAATCTACAAAACCTTCCCCCTCGCAGAAGCCGCCGAAGCACACCGATTAATGGAAAGCAGCGAACATATCGGCAAGATTTTGTTGACGATGGATTAA
- a CDS encoding endonuclease/exonuclease/phosphatase family protein, which translates to MKLITWNCQGAFRKKAEFILAREPDILVIQECEHPNKLIFNSNTERPKDFLWFGENKNKGLGIFSYSDFTFQLTDNHNTDIKLVAPILVTNGKTDFILFAIWANNRKDPQGQYIEQVWKAVNYYEHLLNNKNLILTGDFNSNKIWDKKHRVGNHSTVVESLLRKEIYSVYHKYFEQKQGEEKNPTFFLQRNLTKPYHIDYCFASNEMYAKVKNVEVGTFDNWIEYSDHTPLIVDFDLGDEC; encoded by the coding sequence ATGAAATTAATTACTTGGAATTGTCAAGGAGCATTTAGAAAAAAAGCAGAGTTCATTCTTGCAAGGGAACCAGATATTTTAGTTATTCAAGAATGCGAGCATCCAAACAAACTGATTTTTAATTCAAATACTGAGCGTCCAAAAGATTTTCTATGGTTTGGCGAAAATAAAAATAAAGGACTGGGAATATTTTCATACAGTGACTTCACGTTTCAACTCACTGATAATCATAATACAGACATAAAATTAGTCGCTCCGATTTTGGTGACCAATGGCAAAACTGATTTTATACTTTTTGCAATTTGGGCAAATAACCGAAAAGATCCTCAAGGACAATACATCGAGCAAGTTTGGAAAGCAGTAAACTATTACGAACATCTATTAAATAATAAAAATTTAATATTAACTGGAGATTTCAACAGCAATAAAATTTGGGATAAAAAACATAGAGTTGGAAATCATTCAACAGTTGTCGAAAGTTTATTGAGGAAAGAAATCTACAGCGTTTATCACAAATATTTTGAACAGAAACAAGGAGAAGAAAAAAATCCGACATTTTTTCTCCAACGTAATCTCACAAAACCTTATCATATTGACTATTGTTTTGCATCAAACGAAATGTATGCTAAAGTAAAAAATGTAGAAGTAGGTACTTTCGACAATTGGATAGAATACAGTGATCATACCCCTTTGATAGTTGACTTTGATTTAGGGGATGAGTGCTAA
- the mnmE gene encoding tRNA uridine-5-carboxymethylaminomethyl(34) synthesis GTPase MnmE, producing the protein MNVNLNQDTICAIATANGVGAIGIIRISGNEAFKIAAKIFEGKNLEEVKTHTIHYGFIKDETEVIDEVMVSVFKAPKTFTAEDSVEISFHGSPHIAKKILEVLVKNGARLAKAGEFTMRAFMNGRIDLAQAESIADLIASENEASRKVALNQLKGGITNEISILRNDLLNFTSLIELELDFGEEDVEFADRTAMNKLLLNLRHKLSALIESFQYGNALKNGVEVAIIGKPNAGKSTLLNALLKEERAIVSEIAGTTRDTIEEVIHLKGTAFRFVDTAGLRETTDIIEKIGVTKAKEKIASAKVLLYLYDEQDSTTEEVIAFVKEFHREDLKIVLVHNKVDLTNDETPNEFDATLNLELFPDYCDELLRISAKDQTGIEAVKTVLIDYVENLKDQESNVIITNQRHFDALQKSLQSVLQVEEAVSSGIHTELLAYELRNALEQLGEISGEFTNDEVLGNIFSKFCIGK; encoded by the coding sequence ATGAACGTGAATTTAAATCAAGATACAATCTGTGCAATCGCCACGGCAAACGGAGTTGGAGCTATTGGAATTATAAGAATTTCGGGTAACGAGGCTTTTAAAATTGCAGCCAAAATTTTTGAAGGTAAGAATCTGGAGGAGGTGAAAACGCACACCATTCATTATGGTTTTATAAAAGATGAAACGGAAGTGATTGATGAAGTGATGGTTTCGGTCTTTAAAGCGCCGAAAACCTTTACGGCAGAAGATTCTGTGGAAATTTCTTTTCATGGTTCGCCGCATATTGCGAAGAAAATTCTGGAAGTTTTGGTGAAGAATGGGGCGCGACTGGCGAAAGCTGGGGAATTTACGATGCGTGCTTTTATGAACGGCAGAATTGATCTGGCGCAGGCGGAATCGATTGCTGATCTGATTGCTTCGGAAAATGAGGCGTCGCGGAAAGTGGCTTTGAATCAGTTGAAAGGGGGAATTACGAATGAGATTTCAATCCTTAGAAATGACTTGCTGAATTTTACGTCGCTGATTGAACTGGAACTGGATTTCGGGGAAGAGGATGTGGAATTTGCGGACCGCACCGCCATGAATAAACTGCTGCTCAACCTGCGCCATAAACTGAGCGCTTTAATTGAGAGTTTCCAATATGGAAATGCGTTGAAAAATGGAGTGGAAGTCGCCATTATCGGGAAACCGAACGCCGGAAAATCGACGCTTTTGAACGCTTTGTTGAAAGAGGAAAGAGCCATTGTTTCTGAAATTGCGGGTACGACGCGCGATACGATTGAGGAAGTGATTCATTTGAAAGGAACGGCTTTTCGGTTTGTGGATACGGCGGGACTTCGGGAAACGACGGATATCATTGAGAAAATTGGCGTGACGAAAGCGAAGGAGAAAATTGCTTCGGCGAAAGTGCTGTTGTATCTCTACGATGAGCAGGATTCTACGACTGAAGAAGTGATTGCTTTTGTGAAGGAATTCCACCGCGAGGATTTGAAAATTGTGCTGGTTCATAATAAAGTGGATCTGACCAACGACGAAACGCCAAACGAATTTGACGCTACTTTAAACCTGGAATTGTTTCCGGATTACTGTGATGAATTGTTGAGGATTTCCGCGAAAGATCAAACAGGAATTGAAGCCGTGAAAACGGTTTTGATTGATTACGTTGAGAATTTGAAAGATCAGGAAAGTAATGTGATTATTACGAATCAAAGGCATTTTGATGCGTTGCAGAAATCGTTGCAATCTGTTCTTCAGGTGGAGGAAGCGGTGAGTTCCGGGATTCATACCGAATTGTTGGCGTATGAGTTGAGAAATGCATTGGAGCAGTTGGGTGAGATTTCCGGGGAGTTTACGAATGATGAAGTGTTGGGGAATATTTTTTCTAAGTTTTGTATTGGAAAGTAA
- a CDS encoding M13 family metallopeptidase, protein MKNILIVLIALFTFSGVKAQDKKLNDINGFDTSIKPGDNFFMFVNKKWYDATPIPSTQAGVGAYMFMNFPQRIRLQGILENVSQSKQPAGSIEQKVGDFYASGMDTITIDKRGYDPIKPTLKRIEAIKDISSLMKFVANEIKVGNGSIMSFGVGPDDKNSSINIAHSYQTGIGLPDRDYYFKADAPTVAIQNAYKTYLSTLFQLTGTDAATSKKDAELVYNIDQQIAASHKTRVERRDVHANYNLMAISDLEKSQPNIGWTAFLKNLGAQTDSIDVAQPAYYDQLNSLLKTVPLKNWKLYLKAKTIRNYAGDLSKPFVDASFNFNKVISGQAVQKTRGELMATAVDNYLGEALGQLYVKKYFSEAAKKRMAVLVDNVQKAYAARIDKLDWMSDLTKVKAKEKLFAITKKIGYPDQWKDYSNVKISRGTFFENLMNASEAEFQLEIAKLGKQVDKSEWFTTVPTVTAYNNPSANEIVFPAGILQAPYFDNEADDALNYGGIGMVIGHELTHTFDDQGAQYDKEGNVKDWWTKDDYTQFKSRIQQVINQYDQFTVLDNLPINGAMTVGENTADIAGIAVAYDAFKMTKEGQSATKIDGLTPDQRFFLSVAKIWRVKMKDEFLRLWIETNPHSPPSWRVNGPLMNSTPFYNAFEVKEGNEMFLPEKDRITIW, encoded by the coding sequence ATGAAAAACATCCTAATCGTCCTCATTGCCCTATTTACATTTTCTGGAGTCAAAGCTCAGGACAAAAAACTGAATGATATCAATGGTTTCGATACCTCCATTAAACCTGGTGATAACTTTTTTATGTTCGTTAACAAGAAATGGTATGACGCCACACCCATCCCTTCCACGCAAGCTGGAGTTGGTGCCTATATGTTTATGAACTTTCCCCAAAGAATTCGGTTGCAGGGAATTTTGGAGAATGTTTCGCAGAGTAAGCAACCTGCGGGAAGTATCGAGCAAAAGGTCGGAGATTTTTATGCGTCCGGAATGGATACGATCACCATTGACAAACGAGGTTATGATCCGATCAAGCCCACTTTAAAACGTATTGAAGCCATTAAAGATATTTCCTCTTTAATGAAATTTGTTGCGAATGAAATTAAAGTCGGCAATGGCTCAATCATGTCTTTTGGAGTTGGACCCGATGATAAAAACAGCAGTATTAACATCGCTCACAGCTACCAAACAGGAATCGGATTGCCGGATCGGGATTATTATTTTAAAGCAGATGCACCAACCGTTGCCATTCAAAATGCCTACAAAACCTACCTTTCTACATTGTTTCAATTGACAGGTACTGATGCAGCAACTTCTAAAAAGGATGCGGAGCTTGTTTATAATATCGACCAACAAATTGCGGCTTCCCATAAAACAAGAGTTGAACGTCGGGATGTTCATGCGAATTATAATTTGATGGCCATCTCAGATTTAGAAAAAAGCCAACCCAATATTGGCTGGACTGCTTTTCTAAAAAACTTGGGTGCTCAAACGGATTCCATTGATGTGGCTCAACCTGCCTATTATGACCAATTGAATTCTCTCTTAAAAACCGTTCCTCTTAAAAACTGGAAATTGTACCTGAAAGCAAAAACCATTAGAAACTATGCGGGTGATTTAAGTAAACCTTTTGTAGATGCCAGCTTTAATTTTAATAAAGTGATTTCGGGACAGGCTGTTCAAAAAACGCGTGGAGAATTGATGGCCACTGCGGTTGATAATTATTTGGGTGAAGCCCTGGGACAATTGTATGTGAAGAAATATTTTTCGGAAGCAGCAAAGAAACGGATGGCGGTTTTAGTGGATAATGTACAAAAGGCTTATGCAGCAAGGATTGACAAACTGGACTGGATGAGTGATTTGACCAAAGTAAAAGCGAAAGAAAAGCTGTTTGCCATCACCAAGAAAATAGGATATCCGGATCAATGGAAAGATTACAGCAATGTGAAAATTTCAAGAGGTACTTTTTTTGAAAATTTGATGAATGCTTCTGAGGCCGAATTTCAACTTGAAATTGCAAAATTAGGCAAGCAAGTTGATAAGTCGGAATGGTTTACAACGGTTCCTACTGTTACTGCTTATAACAATCCGTCTGCCAATGAAATTGTGTTTCCGGCGGGAATTTTACAAGCTCCTTACTTTGATAATGAGGCCGATGATGCTTTGAATTATGGCGGCATTGGAATGGTGATTGGGCACGAATTAACGCATACTTTTGATGACCAAGGTGCGCAATATGATAAAGAAGGAAATGTGAAAGATTGGTGGACCAAGGATGATTACACGCAGTTTAAATCAAGAATACAGCAAGTAATCAACCAGTATGATCAATTTACTGTTTTAGATAATTTACCTATTAATGGCGCGATGACGGTGGGCGAGAATACAGCAGATATTGCTGGAATCGCAGTAGCTTATGATGCTTTTAAAATGACAAAAGAAGGACAAAGCGCTACAAAAATTGATGGTTTGACGCCAGATCAAAGATTCTTTCTTTCTGTTGCTAAAATATGGAGAGTGAAGATGAAGGATGAATTTTTACGTTTGTGGATCGAAACCAATCCGCATTCCCCACCAAGCTGGAGAGTTAATGGTCCACTCATGAACAGCACTCCCTTTTATAATGCATTTGAGGTGAAGGAAGGCAATGAAATGTTTTTACCGGAAAAGGATCGCATTACGATTTGGTAA